One Legionella lansingensis genomic region harbors:
- a CDS encoding M15 family metallopeptidase, with product MFKTQNMTHDFSKRDHETVEFSKVSHPRIKIRPMYFEQGLSSYPYIFGRYAVLDRLLGALSFLPENYGFLVWDVYRPRGVQRKLFELFSEKIRRASPHLSEQEHLVEVLKYVASPAKIGESYCSPHLSGGAIDLTLFEMKEDKELDMGTVFDDYTQRAGRDYFALKTDLTAQERVFQERRNLLRQTMERVGFTSYEHEWWHFDIGNIFWGDVVKKPAVFGPLFGDEEWPSFV from the coding sequence ATGTTCAAAACGCAAAATATGACCCATGACTTCTCTAAAAGAGACCATGAAACAGTTGAGTTTAGCAAGGTCAGTCATCCCAGAATTAAAATACGTCCTATGTATTTTGAACAAGGTCTAAGTAGCTATCCATATATTTTTGGACGATATGCTGTACTAGACAGATTGCTTGGAGCATTGAGTTTTCTGCCAGAAAACTATGGCTTTCTTGTTTGGGATGTTTATCGGCCAAGGGGCGTGCAGCGCAAACTCTTTGAGTTATTCAGCGAAAAAATTCGTAGAGCATCTCCTCATTTAAGTGAGCAAGAGCATTTAGTGGAAGTCTTAAAATATGTTGCTTCCCCAGCCAAAATTGGTGAAAGCTATTGCTCTCCTCATCTTAGCGGTGGGGCTATAGACTTGACCTTATTTGAAATGAAAGAAGATAAAGAATTAGATATGGGTACAGTTTTTGATGACTATACACAGCGAGCAGGCAGAGATTACTTCGCCTTAAAAACGGATTTAACTGCACAAGAACGCGTTTTCCAAGAGAGAAGAAACCTTTTGCGTCAAACGATGGAAAGGGTAGGCTTTACATCTTACGAACATGAGTGGTGGCATTTTGATATTGGAAATATATTTTGGGGGGATGTGGTTAAGAAGCCTGCAGTTTTCGGTCCATTGTTTGGTGATGAGGAGTGGCCTTCATTTGTATAA
- the ffh gene encoding signal recognition particle protein has product MFENLTDRLTRAFKTISGQGRLTEDNIHDALREIRLSLLEADVAFPVVKEFIEEVKQKALGQEVSGNLKPDQVFVKIVHDELVHVLGDTRAELNFKTQPPAIFLMAGLQGSGKTTSAAKLARYLKESENKKVMLVSLDVYRPAAIEQLHLLATQLDVAFYPAQAHEQPLDIAQKALESAKKQFIDVIIFDTAGRLHIDAEMMAEIKALHKAVTPVETLFVVDSMTGQDAANTAKAFHEALPLTGVILTKTDGDARGGAALSVKHITGQPIKFLGSGEKIDALEPFHPDRIASRILGMGDILTLIEEVKRKADKETSEKLAKKLKKGKGFDLEDFKQQLLQMNKMGGVAGMMSKLPGMGQLPQKAIGQINDKAMNQTIAIINSMTAKERRIPKIIVGSRKKRIALGSGTQIQDVNRLLKQFEQMQKMMKKFTKPGGIKQMMRGMGGMTGLKGLFPEE; this is encoded by the coding sequence ATGTTTGAAAATTTAACTGACCGTTTAACCCGTGCCTTTAAGACCATCAGTGGCCAAGGACGTCTTACCGAAGATAATATCCATGATGCCTTACGAGAAATAAGGCTATCTTTGCTTGAAGCAGATGTTGCCTTCCCTGTGGTCAAAGAATTTATTGAGGAAGTCAAACAAAAAGCCTTAGGGCAAGAGGTTTCAGGTAATCTGAAACCTGATCAGGTTTTCGTCAAAATCGTTCACGATGAATTAGTTCACGTGCTAGGGGATACACGCGCTGAGTTAAATTTTAAAACTCAGCCCCCTGCGATCTTTTTAATGGCAGGTCTACAAGGCTCAGGGAAAACAACCAGTGCCGCGAAATTAGCCCGCTATCTAAAAGAAAGCGAAAATAAAAAAGTCATGCTCGTAAGTCTAGACGTTTATAGACCTGCCGCTATTGAACAGCTTCATTTACTCGCCACGCAATTAGATGTTGCTTTCTATCCAGCACAAGCACACGAGCAGCCTTTAGACATTGCTCAAAAGGCTTTGGAAAGCGCCAAAAAGCAATTTATTGATGTAATTATTTTCGATACTGCCGGCCGTTTACATATCGATGCAGAAATGATGGCTGAAATCAAAGCCTTACACAAAGCAGTGACTCCTGTAGAAACCCTGTTCGTTGTTGATAGTATGACAGGTCAAGATGCTGCTAATACTGCCAAGGCATTTCATGAAGCCCTTCCTCTTACTGGTGTTATCCTCACCAAAACGGACGGTGATGCTCGTGGCGGTGCTGCTCTCTCGGTTAAACATATCACTGGCCAACCCATTAAATTTTTAGGCAGTGGTGAAAAAATTGATGCTCTCGAACCCTTCCATCCCGACCGGATTGCTTCGCGCATCTTAGGCATGGGAGATATTCTTACCCTCATTGAAGAGGTTAAACGCAAGGCTGACAAAGAAACCAGTGAAAAGTTAGCCAAAAAGCTCAAAAAAGGCAAAGGCTTTGATTTAGAAGATTTTAAACAACAACTATTACAAATGAATAAGATGGGTGGCGTTGCTGGCATGATGAGCAAGTTACCTGGTATGGGTCAATTACCTCAGAAAGCAATAGGTCAAATCAACGACAAAGCGATGAATCAAACGATAGCTATCATCAATTCGATGACAGCCAAAGAGCGCCGCATTCCAAAGATCATTGTAGGCTCAAGGAAGAAACGGATTGCATTAGGCTCAGGTACACAGATCCAGGATGTGAACCGCTTGCTGAAACAATTTGAACAGATGCAAAAAATGATGAAAAAATTTACCAAGCCCGGTGGTATCAAACAAATGATGCGTGGCATGGGTGGAATGACAGGTCTAAAAGGTCTATTTCCCGAAGAATAA
- a CDS encoding M48 family metallopeptidase encodes MISTHSYDSDFMTKHELEIDGIFIEIQRKAIKNMHLRVYPPNGQVKVSAPFKFHLDDIRQQLEARLPWIHQQRKRLTTHQPQTFTTDETLNFMGQPLRLLVHETTKRSRILVDGEFIHLQMKTNGTIKEKQQLLQNWYRQQMKIILPDMIKKWESILNVAVNRWGIKIMKTRWGSCNIRSRRIWLNLSLITKPLSCLEYVLVHEMIHLLETNHTKRFYALMDKFLPEWRVQQSLLSMS; translated from the coding sequence ATGATAAGCACCCATTCATACGATTCTGATTTTATGACGAAACATGAGCTTGAAATTGATGGTATTTTCATAGAAATACAGCGAAAAGCAATCAAAAATATGCATTTGCGGGTTTATCCTCCTAATGGACAAGTTAAGGTTAGTGCTCCTTTTAAATTTCACTTGGATGACATTCGTCAGCAACTTGAGGCACGACTCCCCTGGATTCATCAGCAACGAAAACGCTTAACAACTCATCAACCACAAACCTTTACTACCGATGAAACGCTCAATTTCATGGGACAACCCTTGCGTTTACTTGTGCACGAGACAACAAAACGCTCCCGCATTTTGGTTGACGGCGAATTTATACACCTTCAAATGAAAACCAACGGGACGATAAAAGAGAAACAACAGCTTTTGCAAAATTGGTATAGACAACAAATGAAAATCATACTACCTGACATGATAAAAAAATGGGAGAGCATTCTCAACGTAGCCGTAAATAGGTGGGGAATAAAAATAATGAAGACAAGGTGGGGTTCATGCAACATACGTTCGCGCCGAATTTGGCTAAACTTAAGTTTAATAACAAAACCGTTATCTTGTTTGGAGTATGTTTTAGTGCATGAAATGATTCATTTATTAGAAACCAATCATACGAAACGATTTTATGCATTAATGGACAAATTCTTGCCAGAGTGGAGGGTACAGCAAAGCCTCCTTAGCATGAGTTGA
- a CDS encoding helical bundle domain-containing protein, which yields MDATTEEYLDALRKGDYLQALQWVNSLVEWYDVSEGDADTVLQLAIFELIHHGFSPEDFHHIQLLYILLYDHLPPFIEQVAYQATILCSAAIQCMVYYENDLIPFYLTTSMNHKMADNRDEILDWMQRSPVNFDVTKNNDGLSEKYKFLNQGFSRLESQAREIRRKINHVFNCQLLLQTYVEELAKYHDKDDNGFTAVRLGVINSLTHYLCDKTIMTEEVENKIASFVNKIQEMDPKDWEKLLLDKMRPKTSSDKPFVSWFFDKAAEKFQLLSVKMLNHIVPKVDATDAPSQTPQQKN from the coding sequence ATGGATGCAACCACAGAAGAGTATTTAGACGCATTAAGAAAAGGGGATTATTTACAAGCGCTGCAATGGGTAAATTCCCTTGTAGAATGGTACGATGTTAGTGAGGGCGATGCTGATACCGTTCTGCAACTTGCCATTTTTGAGCTTATTCATCATGGCTTTTCTCCTGAGGATTTTCATCATATTCAGCTGCTATATATTCTTCTTTATGATCATTTGCCTCCTTTTATTGAGCAAGTCGCTTATCAGGCTACGATACTTTGTAGTGCTGCCATTCAGTGCATGGTTTATTACGAAAACGATTTAATCCCTTTTTATTTAACGACCTCAATGAATCACAAAATGGCAGATAATAGGGACGAAATATTGGATTGGATGCAGCGAAGTCCTGTCAATTTTGATGTTACAAAAAACAATGATGGACTAAGTGAGAAATACAAATTCTTAAATCAAGGATTCTCTCGTTTAGAGAGTCAAGCACGAGAAATTAGAAGGAAAATTAATCATGTCTTTAATTGCCAACTTCTTCTCCAGACTTATGTAGAGGAGTTAGCGAAGTATCACGATAAGGATGATAATGGGTTTACTGCTGTACGTCTTGGGGTAATCAATTCTCTAACCCATTATTTGTGTGACAAAACCATAATGACAGAAGAGGTCGAGAATAAGATAGCAAGCTTTGTGAATAAGATTCAGGAAATGGATCCTAAAGATTGGGAAAAACTGCTTTTAGATAAAATGCGGCCAAAAACTTCGTCTGATAAACCGTTTGTCTCCTGGTTCTTTGATAAAGCAGCGGAGAAATTTCAGCTTCTCTCTGTTAAGATGCTGAATCATATTGTGCCAAAAGTTGATGCTACAGATGCTCCTTCTCAGACTCCGCAGCAGAAGAATTAG
- a CDS encoding SDR family NAD(P)-dependent oxidoreductase, with product MKPKVILITGCSSGIGYDGALALAQRGHHVFAACRKESDVKKLKALGLEAVQMNMDDTHSIALAFYDIIKKTSGRLDIVINNAGYGQAGALEDVPRDALRSQFETNVFGLMDLTRLAIPVMRKQGHGRIINISSILGVVSMPFRGAYNASKYAVEGLSDTLRLELKPSGIQVITIEPGPIESRFRDNVINHSLKKINHEKSHFRDQYEVMLNGFQQQKNQSIFTRKTDVVISKLIHAIESNAPKTKYRVTFPAHLFVFLKRVLSVRMLDYMLSYLSKKELGQRPGERR from the coding sequence ATGAAACCAAAAGTTATTTTAATTACCGGTTGTTCAAGTGGTATTGGTTATGATGGTGCACTGGCTTTGGCACAGCGCGGACATCATGTTTTCGCTGCATGTCGCAAGGAAAGTGATGTCAAAAAACTTAAAGCTTTAGGCCTTGAAGCGGTACAGATGAATATGGATGACACGCATTCCATTGCTTTGGCGTTTTATGACATCATTAAAAAAACCTCAGGCCGTTTGGATATTGTGATTAATAATGCAGGCTATGGCCAGGCTGGTGCTTTGGAAGATGTACCTCGTGATGCCTTGCGCTCTCAGTTCGAGACCAACGTTTTTGGTCTTATGGATCTAACGCGATTGGCAATACCTGTTATGCGCAAGCAAGGACACGGACGCATTATCAACATTAGTTCCATTCTTGGGGTAGTTAGCATGCCATTTCGGGGTGCATACAATGCTTCTAAATATGCAGTGGAGGGGTTGAGCGATACATTGCGTCTTGAACTCAAACCCTCTGGCATTCAAGTTATAACAATTGAGCCTGGTCCTATTGAAAGTCGTTTTAGAGACAACGTCATTAATCATTCATTAAAAAAGATTAATCATGAGAAAAGTCATTTTCGTGATCAATACGAAGTGATGTTAAATGGATTCCAGCAGCAAAAAAATCAATCTATCTTTACTCGTAAAACGGATGTGGTAATAAGTAAATTGATTCATGCTATTGAGTCAAACGCCCCCAAAACAAAGTATCGAGTTACTTTTCCTGCCCATTTATTTGTTTTTTTAAAACGAGTACTGAGCGTAAGAATGCTGGATTATATGCTATCCTATCTATCCAAAAAGGAGCTTGGTCAACGTCCAGGGGAAAGAAGATAG
- a CDS encoding ABC transporter substrate-binding protein → MKLKCLYRYIIYPFIILFSYYEIGYTATLQTLQPDQLTVGTYFTNPPLEFLQKNKQVGFEIDLMNEISKRLHLKPIYVNTSWEVIIQQLENNKYDVIMGGITITPAREKIVPYTIPYMTTTLSILINIKKTPNIKFMNDLQNQTIGVQSKTTDYDIALQMQKSGKIKEIKIYPFADFNEAIQDLITGKVGAVMKVFPVANYYTQLHPEIRILTAVPNHPQPLGFGVNPRNKLLLQVLNKTLEEIKADGTYNKFYEKWFTQ, encoded by the coding sequence ATGAAATTGAAGTGCTTATATAGATATATTATTTATCCCTTCATAATTTTATTTAGCTATTATGAGATAGGATATACTGCAACTCTCCAGACATTACAGCCTGATCAATTGACTGTAGGAACCTATTTCACCAACCCACCTCTAGAATTCTTACAAAAGAATAAGCAAGTTGGTTTTGAAATTGATCTAATGAACGAAATTTCCAAGCGCCTTCATTTAAAGCCTATATATGTTAATACCTCGTGGGAAGTAATTATTCAGCAATTGGAGAATAATAAATATGATGTAATCATGGGGGGTATTACTATTACACCTGCTCGGGAAAAGATTGTACCTTATACCATACCTTATATGACAACGACATTAAGCATTTTAATTAATATTAAGAAGACACCAAACATTAAGTTCATGAATGATTTACAGAATCAAACGATAGGTGTCCAGTCAAAGACGACTGACTATGATATTGCTTTACAAATGCAAAAGTCTGGAAAAATAAAAGAGATAAAAATTTATCCTTTTGCAGATTTCAATGAAGCTATTCAAGATCTAATAACCGGAAAAGTTGGGGCTGTCATGAAAGTATTTCCTGTCGCTAATTATTATACCCAGCTACATCCTGAAATACGTATTCTTACAGCTGTACCCAATCATCCACAACCACTAGGGTTTGGTGTAAATCCGCGCAATAAGCTGCTATTGCAAGTACTGAATAAAACCTTAGAAGAAATCAAAGCAGATGGAACTTATAACAAATTTTACGAAAAATGGTTTACTCAATAA
- the rplS gene encoding 50S ribosomal protein L19, translating to MSNIIDQLNTEQMQGKNIPDFSPGDTISVQVKVKEGGRERLQAFEGIVIAKRNRGLNSAFTVRKISHGVGVERVFQTYSPVVDSIIVKRRGDVRRAKLYYLRDLAGRAARIKEKLTAGKKED from the coding sequence ATGAGTAATATCATTGACCAATTAAATACTGAGCAAATGCAAGGCAAAAATATTCCTGATTTTAGTCCTGGCGATACCATTTCAGTACAAGTAAAAGTAAAAGAAGGTGGACGCGAGCGTTTGCAAGCATTCGAAGGTATTGTCATTGCGAAAAGAAATCGTGGCTTAAATTCCGCTTTTACTGTACGCAAAATTTCCCACGGCGTCGGCGTTGAGCGTGTTTTCCAAACCTACAGCCCTGTTGTTGATAGTATTATTGTTAAACGTCGAGGGGATGTACGACGCGCAAAGCTATACTATTTACGCGATTTGGCTGGTCGTGCAGCACGTATTAAAGAAAAGTTAACCGCCGGTAAAAAAGAAGACTAA
- a CDS encoding methylated-DNA--[protein]-cysteine S-methyltransferase: protein MLIVTAFTTPIGWLEVTYNEHYVFGASFTESPTQKGDHNSLTSTISNELKQYFYNPHHRFQLALKPQGTAYQQQVWNALLVIPVGRTVTYGELANVLQSSPRAIGQACKNNPIALFIPCHRVVGKHDQGGYMGHPEALCYKINLLAHECPV, encoded by the coding sequence ATGCTCATTGTCACTGCATTCACCACACCTATCGGCTGGCTTGAAGTTACATACAATGAGCATTATGTCTTTGGTGCAAGCTTTACTGAGTCGCCCACCCAAAAGGGTGACCACAATTCACTTACATCCACTATTTCTAACGAACTTAAGCAATATTTTTACAACCCTCACCATCGTTTCCAACTCGCTTTAAAACCACAAGGCACTGCTTACCAACAGCAAGTTTGGAATGCTCTATTGGTTATACCTGTTGGACGTACAGTGACCTACGGTGAATTGGCAAATGTGTTGCAATCAAGTCCGCGCGCCATTGGTCAAGCATGTAAAAATAATCCTATTGCCTTGTTCATCCCTTGTCATCGGGTCGTAGGAAAACATGATCAAGGTGGCTATATGGGACATCCTGAAGCGCTATGCTATAAAATCAATTTACTTGCTCATGAGTGTCCAGTGTAA
- the trmD gene encoding tRNA (guanosine(37)-N1)-methyltransferase TrmD: MMLHLGVITLMPEMFEVLRHGVVGRAIEQSLAKVDCWNPREWAPRPYRQVDDKPYGGGPGMVMMYEPLHGAISHAKTQMPPSCKTVYLSPQGKIIRQSDLNQVIAKDQSLLFIAGRYEGIDERIILHHVDEEWSLGDFVLSGGELAAMVFIDAIIRLLPGSLGHSRSAAQDSFMNGLLDYPHYTRPATINGLDVPSVLLKGNHREIERWRRKQSLGKTWLKRPDLLDSIELSDTDKQLLIEFKNEQGNSC; encoded by the coding sequence ATGATGCTACATTTGGGTGTAATAACCCTGATGCCCGAAATGTTTGAAGTGTTAAGACATGGTGTTGTCGGTCGGGCCATCGAACAAAGCTTAGCGAAAGTAGATTGTTGGAACCCACGGGAGTGGGCACCCAGGCCCTATCGTCAGGTTGATGACAAACCTTATGGAGGTGGTCCGGGCATGGTGATGATGTATGAACCCTTGCATGGGGCAATTAGTCATGCAAAGACTCAAATGCCTCCTTCTTGCAAAACGGTTTATTTGAGCCCGCAAGGTAAAATCATTCGCCAATCCGACCTAAATCAGGTAATAGCTAAAGACCAGTCCTTGCTCTTTATAGCAGGACGGTATGAAGGAATTGATGAAAGAATCATTCTTCATCATGTTGACGAAGAATGGTCCTTGGGAGATTTTGTGTTAAGTGGTGGTGAATTAGCGGCCATGGTATTTATTGACGCAATTATTCGTCTTTTACCTGGTAGCTTAGGGCATTCACGATCAGCTGCACAAGATTCTTTTATGAATGGTTTGCTGGATTACCCTCACTACACTCGACCAGCAACAATCAACGGTTTGGATGTTCCTTCCGTATTGTTAAAGGGTAATCATCGCGAGATTGAGCGTTGGCGCCGAAAGCAAAGTCTAGGTAAGACATGGCTTAAGCGCCCAGACTTATTAGACAGCATCGAGTTAAGTGACACCGATAAGCAATTACTTATCGAGTTTAAAAACGAACAGGGTAATTCCTGCTGA
- the rpsP gene encoding 30S ribosomal protein S16, with amino-acid sequence MVVIRLSRAGAKKRPFYNMVVTDSRKRRDGNYIERIGYFNPIARGAEVRLHLEMDKLTYWQSVGAQLSDRVRALVKEYKKSAEDTK; translated from the coding sequence ATGGTAGTTATACGTTTATCACGAGCTGGAGCAAAAAAGCGTCCATTTTACAATATGGTTGTCACTGATAGTCGCAAACGTCGCGATGGCAATTACATTGAGCGCATCGGCTATTTCAACCCTATAGCTCGCGGAGCAGAAGTTCGTTTGCATTTAGAAATGGATAAATTAACCTACTGGCAAAGTGTTGGTGCACAGCTTTCTGACCGAGTTCGAGCCTTGGTAAAAGAATATAAGAAAAGTGCTGAAGACACTAAGTAG
- the rimM gene encoding ribosome maturation factor RimM (Essential for efficient processing of 16S rRNA), producing MNAVSDWVVIGRFGRPHGIKGLITVHSFTEPRDNILRYTDWHAYINKQWQPLKLLQVEMNEKSILAQLEGYHEREQVAALTNVEIAVNRKQLPALEEGEYYWHELIGMQVKNQQDILLGTVKEIMPTGTNDVLVVEGKKRYLIPYLPGQFIFDINPSQHTITVDWDVDF from the coding sequence GTGAACGCCGTTAGTGATTGGGTTGTTATCGGTCGTTTTGGTCGCCCCCATGGGATAAAGGGATTAATCACGGTTCATTCTTTTACAGAACCTCGCGATAACATTCTACGTTATACTGATTGGCATGCTTATATAAACAAGCAATGGCAGCCTCTTAAGCTGTTGCAGGTGGAAATGAATGAAAAATCCATTCTGGCACAGCTTGAGGGTTATCATGAACGTGAGCAAGTAGCTGCTTTGACCAATGTTGAAATTGCAGTTAACCGCAAACAACTTCCTGCGTTAGAGGAAGGAGAGTACTACTGGCATGAGCTTATTGGCATGCAGGTAAAAAATCAACAAGACATATTGCTTGGCACGGTTAAAGAAATTATGCCCACCGGGACCAATGATGTTTTAGTTGTTGAAGGTAAAAAGCGGTATTTAATTCCGTATCTACCAGGTCAGTTTATTTTTGACATAAACCCCAGCCAGCATACTATTACTGTTGACTGGGATGTGGATTTTTAA